The Bacteroidales bacterium genome contains a region encoding:
- a CDS encoding OsmC family protein gives MEMIADVTLQEGMAFEVGLNGHKFMIDAGEQSGGKNLGPRPKALTLASLGGCTGIDVISILRKMRIEPDYFNVTVGAELTEEHPKYFSKIHIIYSFKGKILPMNKLEKAINLSQEHYCGVSLMLGKTAVITHEIKILE, from the coding sequence ATGGAAATGATAGCTGATGTAACCCTTCAGGAGGGAATGGCGTTTGAAGTTGGTCTGAATGGCCATAAATTTATGATTGATGCCGGCGAACAATCTGGTGGTAAAAATTTGGGGCCTCGTCCCAAAGCATTGACCCTCGCATCGTTGGGCGGCTGCACCGGGATAGATGTAATTTCTATTCTTCGCAAGATGCGCATCGAACCCGACTATTTCAACGTAACTGTAGGCGCCGAGTTGACCGAAGAGCATCCCAAATATTTTAGCAAGATTCACATCATCTACTCTTTTAAAGGCAAGATTTTGCCCATGAACAAACTTGAAAAGGCTATAAATCTTTCGCAGGAGCATTATTGTGGTGTGTCGTTAATGCTCGGAAAAACTGCTGTCATTACCCACGAGATTAAAATTTTGGAATAA